tggagagggcatgccaccttTTTCCTTTTGGGCAGACggtgccagacaaatacgacaatacatgaaagctgttgtttttgttcgtctaaatgtaaacaagagtagcgcgccgttgccttcatggtcgcgacgaccttcccaacatggtggccACGATTTGCCAGCCTGGTTTATCTAGTGTTCAtccctatgcccgggaagccaatagaagaggctgtgtgaggtcatgtgactttttttgtcatttgattggtgaactagacttaaacatcATTAGTGCTTAAATTGTATTGGAGCAAACGGCGCCCAATGTGGACGTCAAAGTCGTAATCTCGCGcacaaaataattgataaataaaagtagtgagcgacatttagatcttTGTaacagtaaaagtaccgttactacTTAacagcggcggaagtgttttttctggtctcgcgagtcctgtgacttatccaaagcaggtcccgagcacaCAGGCGGGACCTCAGACCGATGAGTTCGCATATTCGTCCgccacaattacatctgtgtgtagatggtggatgtgtggaatggatctagcggccagcgttcaaggagtacgaaacatcCTAAGACGGTGACCCTGGAATGtatggcgcacacacacacacacacacacacgacagccGGCCCACCTCATTGTCATCTGCATCAAAGAGGTGAACTCCCACCGCAGGGGGCGTGATCTCCATCACGTCAAAATGAAAGCCTGCAAACAGGAGGTCAGAGGAAGGAGGAAGCAAGGAAGTACTGACGGAAGGAAAGGAGGAGAAGAAAGTAGTGAAAGTATACCGATGCATCCGTTGTTTCCGAGAGGAGTTTGTCTCAAAGCAGCAGAGAAAAGTTCCCATGACGCTTGAGCACAGCGGTTCCTCAGCCGCTCTCGGGTCAAAGATCCGTTCTTGAAGctgacgacacacacacacacacacacaggtgcacACGTGTTTGCGTTGGTCACCTcagcaacacacaaaaacacgcaaaCGCAAAATCCCACCACAACAAGGCCATGAATTGTCGCCAGTCGACAGGATTGACGAACACGTGACCTTCGAGAGCCGGACGAGCGTCCTGCGGCCACACGAACACCGTGTCGCTAGTGCCCAGACTCACctacaacacgcacacacacacacacacacacacacacgcacgcacacagtcaCTAGTACCAagacgcatgcacgcacgcacgcagactTACAGCCAGGTCTCCCTGCTGGAGTCTCATTCCTGCCAAAGAcgctgaagaaaaagaaaatcagctgttgtcgtcgtcatcatcatcatcatcatcctcatcctcatcctcatcctcatcctcatcctcatcatctcGCCCTAGTCATCACGCTCTTGGTGGGCGAAGTAATGGCACGATTGACAGGCAGCTCGCCGAGCCGAGGGGAAGGTCGCGCGAGCGTCAAAGGCGTCAGTCACCTGGGTTGTCTCCGGTGAAGGCAACCACCGCGCACGTGTCCGAGAACCCGAACCTGCGAACCCAGTAGGACGACACGGCACCCTGAAGGTCCCGCCGGGTTAAAGGTCACGAACGGgtcaccgggggggggggggggggggggggggggggagacccGCTCGTGACCGTAGTCTCACCAGCACGGACGCGGACGGCAGCGGCGTTCCCAGCAGGAGGTCCAGACCGGGACACACGGCCTCCAGGCACACCTCGCTCCACTTTTTGCTCCTGATGTCCAGAAGGTTCATTCCGGAACCTTCAGGATGGACATGTTGACATTATGAGCGACAAggtgaatatccatccatccattttccgagccgcttctcctcacgcgggtcgcgggcgtgccggagcccatcccggctgtcatcgggcaggaggcggggtacgccctgaactggttgccagccaatcgcagggcacatacaaacaaccaaccattcccacacacagtcacacctccggcaatttagagtctccaattcatgcatgtgtttgggatgtgggaggaaaccggagtgcccggagaaaagccacgcaggcacggggagaacgtgcaaactccacacaggcggggccggggattgaacccgggtcctcagaactgtgaggctgacgctctaaccagtccctaACCGTGCCacccactacaaagacaagatatttaatgttcaaactgattaacatctatggtccatatcatcatcaaaaggttcagagaatctggagaaatcactgcatggaagcggcaaggcccaaaacagacattgaatgcccgtgaccttcgatccctcaggcggccctgcatcaaaaaccgacatgaatgtgtaaaggatatcaccacgcgGGCTCGGGAACACTTCCGAAAACCAATATGTCAGTCAATGCacttcggcgctacatccgcaagtgcaacttgaaactctactgtgcaaagcaaaagccatttatcaacaacacccagaaacgccgccggcttctctgggcccgagctcatctatgatggaccgacgcaaagtggaaaagtgttctgtggtccgacgagtccgcatttcaaattgttattcgaaattgtggatgtcgtgtcgtccgggccaaagaggaaaagaaccatctggactgttatggacgcaaagttcaaaagccaggatctgtgatggtatggggctgtgttagtgccaatggcatgggtcacttacacatctgtgaaggcagcattcatgctgaaaggtacatacaggttttagagaaaatatatgctgccatccaagcaacgtctttttcatggacgcccctgctgatcagaatcagaatcatctttatttgccaagtacgtccaaaaacacacaaggaatttgtctccgggatttggagccgctctagtaccagcaagacaattccaaaccacattctgcacgtgttacaacagcgtggctacGTCGTAAAAGTgcgcgggtactagactgtcctgcctgcagtccagacctgtctctcattgaaaacgtgtgccgcattatgaagcgtaaaatacgacaacggagaccccggactgttgaacggctgaagctgtacatcgagcgggaatgggaaagaattccacagacaaaggttcaacaatgagtgtcctcagttccaaacgTTTggtgaatgttgtgaaaagaaaaagtgatgtaacacagtggtcaacatgagcctgtcccagctgggttggaacgtgttgcagtcataaaattctagattaataattatttgctaaaaacgatcaagttgatcagtttgaacaataaatcgcttgtctttgtagtgtagtcaattaaatataggttgtacatgatttgcaaatcattgtattccgtttttatttgtttaacacaacgtccccaAGCCGTTTGTTAAATTGTCGAACATTTTAAACGTTAATTTCCTCAGGATTGTTTTCGCATTGGTTTTGaataaagcaaaaatgtttcaaatgagAGAACTTATTTTCACAGATTTAATgtttgagttacaaaaaaaacggTTTCAAAGTTTGTCCGCAATCAGGAAGAATAAAGTAAATCCCAGAaatgggggatggggggggggaatagaaaACAGAGTTTTGTAAAGAAACGagagattttatttaaaatgttgtgtCCTCGCACCCTAATGTTTGTGTGATTTTTGCAGTGATAAACTTTGGCCGCTGACCGTCACTGTAGTCGATGGCGGCGTAACCGCCGAGGAAGAGTGATGCCGCGAAGCTGCTGACCAATGAGATCCTCTGAAACAGAGGTTACCCCAAGGTCAATCAGGCCACATCTGAAACGGGTGCTTGGCTCAATGGGCATCAACTGACCTCAGTGTCCTGGAACTGCTGTGGTCGTTCCTCACGCATTTTGGCAATTTGACTTCCTGTGAAACgctgcacaaacacaaacacaaacacatctctgtgtgatgtgtgtgtgtgtgtgacgcaAGCGTGTGCGCGCTGATGTACAGTCACCGAAAAAATGTTGAACCgctttgtttcttcaattttgtgtttattctaaTGTCTGGTACCATTAAAAGGTATAATGCACGCGACAAAAATGTAGCCGATTGCATAAGCTTTACTCTATTACCAATCATTTCTGTTACTATCGAGAAAATTGCAAGATAgcagctcttaaattaaactaccatcagctatttttatcattatattgtcaaaaaaaaaaaaaagtacttttagTTTGACCAGCCATTCAAAAAATTAACtaaaactgaagaaacaagggcgGTCTCATCTCTTTTTCCGTGGCTGCGTATTTGTGAGGACGACCTCATAGGCCCTGGAGCCCGTGATGTCTGCCAGCTTGGCAGCGCCCCCCGCCGCCTCCTGCAGGCGCTCACACTGCCGCCCGCTGCTCGAGTCCATCCACACGGGGGAGTCGCGCACGGAGAAACAGTCCTGAAACACAAGATCCCGTCAAGCACATGAGTGTATACGCCCCCGCGCGCGCCCGCACGCCTGCCCGCAGACCTTGAGCTGGTGGCTCAGACTGAAATGGTGGCGGAGCCGCCGGAGGGTCGCGGCCGCTCCGTTCTTCCAGTACACGCTCCCGTGTTGCTGAGAGGACGACAGCAGGACATTGCCCACAAAGCACTTTGACTGACAGCGTGTGAGGAAAAGGTCACAAGGTCACCTGACCGCTGCCCGACAGCGCTCGCACCCTGGAGAAGTCGAAGCCCGCTCCCTGCATCTGCTCCAATAGGAGGTCCAGAGCCTGAAGAGCGCTCCTGAATATTAACGAGTGCACACGGGTCTCTCGTGTCACATGAGCACGTCCCGTAACTCGTACCTGGACCCACATGAGGGCGGGCGACGTGACCGTCAGACCATCCGTACCCACGTGGACGCCCCCCTCCGTCCTGCACCCCAAAATCAAAGTTATTTGATTAGTCAGCTGCTAGAGACACAACCACAGCAAAGGATGTCAACTACTAACACGACATCAATTCACTCCAACTAGCAGCTAACTTTATGTCAGCTAACCTAAACTACTTAAATGTGTGTAACCTCGTAACTAAGGTTACATAGACTGAGTACTGTGCGTAAACTAGACATTAACGTTACATAGACtcattaaatgtatgtatgtaaaccAATAACGGACATGACAAAGACTACCTAAATGTTTgtaaactaataaaaaaactTCATCCAGAATAGCTGAATGCACACAAATTCCAATCCAGTTGGGCTGCAAATTTTGAGATGCCGAAGAGATTTTCATTGTTCTTGTGACAATACAGTTCTATTCCAGCAGCTAACTACACACACCAGCCCCAACTGGGTAACTGTACTCAGCAAGCGGCTCATTTGACATGATGCAGCGCGAACAGTCAACTAAACGAGTCACTTATATCAAGTATATATTATTGTTCTTTTTGAATGACAGTAGCAGTAGAAGTGTACCTGAACTCTGGAAGTTGCGAGTCAAAATGCACTTGGTCCTGATGGATGACGTTGAGGTTGTGATCGATGGCAACCACCTTTAGCTTCGCAAAACAAAAGTTGGcgtcatttgtttgttttggtcaaATGTGTGGTTAATAACTAACTTTGGTTTGTGTTGCAATCGCAAATGTTTCAATTAAGAGAGATTCTTGACCGTTTTGAAAGGTTAGTACAGTTATCAGCTGTCACTGGTTAgcgtatgttttttgtttttacctgctGAGTGCTGAAATCGAAGCCCAGGTACACTTCACCTTCGAGCACGGCCGCCATCTTGCGCTGAcggggaggagggggaggagtcATACTTTAAAGGGACAGGGCCACGTTGTGATTGGATGACTCGTTAGACGTCACTCGACGCCTCTCATCCTTCCTGACAGATCACATTCCTGGTGGCCTCTTCACTTGTTTCAATTCACAACATTCAGTTTTCACTCACTAAtggacaacatccatccatccatccatccattttctgtagtgcttaTGCTCGCGCGggtcgcctatcccagctgtcatcgggcaggaggcggggtacaccctgaactggtcgccagccaatcgcagggcacatacaaacaaacaaccactcgcactcacacctacggacaatttagagttgtcaattcaccgagcacgcatgtttttggaatgtgggaggaaaccggagtgcccggagaaaacccacgcaggcacggggagaacatgcaaacaaaccccggaccccagaactgtgaggcagacgctctaaccagtcggccaccgtgcctaaCGGacaacaatataataataatatcttaGATTGATAtagtacatttaaa
The genomic region above belongs to Phycodurus eques isolate BA_2022a chromosome 21, UOR_Pequ_1.1, whole genome shotgun sequence and contains:
- the xylb gene encoding xylulose kinase; protein product: MAAVLEGEVYLGFDFSTQQLKVVAIDHNLNVIHQDQVHFDSQLPEFRTEGGVHVGTDGLTVTSPALMWVQALDLLLEQMQGAGFDFSRVRALSGSGQQHGSVYWKNGAAATLRRLRHHFSLSHQLKDCFSVRDSPVWMDSSSGRQCERLQEAAGGAAKLADITGSRAYERFTGSQIAKMREERPQQFQDTERISLVSSFAASLFLGGYAAIDYSDGSGMNLLDIRSKKWSEVCLEAVCPGLDLLLGTPLPSASVLGAVSSYWVRRFGFSDTCAVVAFTGDNPASLAGMRLQQGDLAVSLGTSDTVFVWPQDARPALEGHVFVNPVDWRQFMALLCFKNGSLTRERLRNRCAQASWELFSAALRQTPLGNNGCIGFHFDVMEITPPAVGVHLFDADDNEVSSVSAQVEVRALVEGQFLSRRLHAEHLGYSVVPGSRILATGGASCNKDILQVLCDVFNAPVYTIDVSNSACLGSAYRALHGLLDQSGMSFFDVLKKAPEARLAATPQPHAQQVYNEMLQRFTRLEKKVLQELRP